Proteins co-encoded in one Diaminobutyricimonas sp. LJ205 genomic window:
- a CDS encoding FadR/GntR family transcriptional regulator: protein MSTDLMREPLTAQVHRALIAYIDEARLAPGDSLPSTAALSERFNVSRPVIREALSALAALGLIELSNGRNAVVRQLDSHLVALFLSRAIRTSVEPLTTLMELRGPLEIEAALLAATKSTGRQREDLVSLEKAMRDAVGDANAYVALDLELHRQIAVMSANPALLGVTEAVRGLVFEAMTRLRAHREAVGLVGDEHDEHARIVDAIVAGDSEAAAAAMRFHMDRTALLVRAVEAETSGQASQPVI, encoded by the coding sequence GTGTCGACCGATCTCATGCGCGAACCCCTGACGGCGCAGGTGCACCGAGCGCTCATCGCCTACATCGACGAGGCGCGGCTTGCGCCAGGTGACTCCCTGCCGTCCACTGCAGCACTCAGTGAGCGATTCAATGTGTCACGTCCCGTGATCAGGGAAGCCCTGAGCGCACTGGCGGCGCTGGGACTCATCGAGTTGTCGAACGGCCGCAACGCGGTCGTTCGGCAACTCGATTCGCATCTCGTCGCCCTGTTCCTGTCTCGAGCGATCCGGACGTCGGTCGAACCGCTGACAACACTGATGGAGTTGCGCGGCCCGCTCGAGATTGAAGCGGCCCTTCTCGCGGCGACCAAGTCAACAGGGCGGCAGCGGGAAGATCTCGTCTCGCTCGAGAAGGCGATGCGCGATGCGGTGGGGGATGCCAACGCCTACGTGGCGCTGGACCTCGAACTGCACCGCCAAATTGCCGTCATGAGCGCGAACCCGGCCCTGCTCGGCGTCACCGAAGCCGTTCGCGGCCTGGTGTTCGAAGCAATGACCCGCCTGCGCGCCCACCGCGAAGCCGTGGGCCTGGTCGGCGACGAGCATGACGAGCACGCGCGCATCGTCGACGCGATCGTGGCGGGAGATTCCGAGGCCGCGGCCGCGGCGATGCGCTTCCACATGGACAGGACTGCGCTCCTCGTGCGCGCGGTCGAAGCCGAAACATCCGGCCAGGCATCCCAACCTGTCATATAG
- a CDS encoding Nramp family divalent metal transporter, protein MTTTHTLNPSSSVRRTDPYVVDGTQIKEPPTTLRGRFRFLGPGMITSAAVVGSGELLTATALGAQVGFMLFWLVFISTFVKVWVQIELARWTISTGRVAIAGYDDVPPRLGKRGWMAWLVLLMFLQFLTSQAGVISAAAFAFSSLFPIGGEPYSLLSIGAWVAILAGVAIGIHAFNRYDVVERVSTVLVFAVTAFAVAMVFILQGTEFAWTGGDLAEGMQFQIAIGAMGVALSMFGLTGIGAGETTAYTYWCVEKGYAAWTGPRDSSVDWARRARGWISVMKVDAWVSWVIYTLSTAAFYMLGAAVLHPQGIVPAGTEVMTTLSGTFEAGVGEWGAVVFLLGAGLALFKTIIANVPSLGRQIGNTISLFGAFDWFDQDKRDRWMRWIMIILPVVWGLFGTIVSSPLPLVIFAGVLNAVFLIGVAIATIYLSRKQTDPRVKDGKATTVMLLISAAAIMFVGVMGLVNTF, encoded by the coding sequence ATGACCACAACCCACACGCTGAATCCGTCGAGTTCGGTGCGGCGCACCGACCCCTACGTGGTCGACGGAACCCAGATCAAGGAACCGCCGACGACCCTGCGCGGCCGGTTCCGTTTCCTCGGCCCCGGGATGATCACCTCGGCAGCCGTCGTGGGATCGGGCGAGCTTCTCACCGCGACCGCACTCGGTGCCCAGGTCGGGTTCATGCTCTTCTGGCTCGTCTTCATCTCGACATTCGTCAAGGTCTGGGTACAGATCGAGCTCGCCCGGTGGACGATCTCGACGGGCCGTGTCGCCATTGCCGGTTACGACGACGTTCCGCCCCGGCTGGGTAAGCGCGGCTGGATGGCCTGGCTGGTCCTGCTCATGTTCCTGCAGTTCCTGACGAGCCAGGCTGGCGTCATCAGCGCGGCAGCGTTCGCCTTCAGCAGCCTGTTCCCCATCGGCGGCGAGCCTTACTCGTTGCTTTCGATCGGCGCCTGGGTCGCCATCCTCGCCGGCGTCGCGATCGGCATCCACGCCTTCAACCGGTACGACGTGGTTGAGCGCGTATCGACGGTGCTCGTCTTCGCCGTGACGGCGTTCGCCGTCGCCATGGTCTTCATCCTCCAGGGCACGGAGTTCGCCTGGACCGGTGGCGACCTCGCCGAGGGCATGCAGTTCCAGATCGCGATCGGCGCCATGGGTGTCGCCCTGTCGATGTTCGGCCTCACCGGTATCGGTGCCGGCGAGACCACCGCCTACACCTACTGGTGCGTGGAAAAGGGATACGCGGCGTGGACCGGTCCCCGGGATTCGTCCGTCGACTGGGCGCGACGGGCTCGCGGCTGGATCTCGGTGATGAAGGTCGACGCGTGGGTTTCCTGGGTCATCTACACGCTGAGCACCGCTGCGTTCTACATGCTTGGCGCCGCTGTCCTGCACCCTCAGGGCATCGTGCCGGCAGGAACCGAAGTGATGACCACCCTGTCCGGCACCTTCGAGGCGGGCGTGGGCGAGTGGGGCGCAGTCGTCTTCCTGCTGGGCGCCGGCCTCGCGCTGTTCAAGACGATCATCGCCAACGTTCCGAGCCTCGGACGCCAGATCGGCAACACGATCTCCCTGTTCGGCGCCTTCGACTGGTTCGACCAGGACAAGCGAGACCGCTGGATGCGGTGGATCATGATCATCCTCCCCGTCGTCTGGGGCCTGTTCGGGACGATCGTGTCTTCTCCGCTGCCGCTGGTGATCTTCGCGGGTGTGCTCAACGCCGTGTTCCTGATCGGTGTCGCAATCGCCACGATCTACCTGTCGCGCAAGCAGACCGACCCACGCGTCAAGGACGGCAAGGCGACGACGGTCATGCTCCTCATTTCCGCGGCGGCCATCATGTTTGTGGGCGTCATGGGCTTGGTCAACACCTTCTAG